From one Ignavibacteria bacterium genomic stretch:
- a CDS encoding DUF4209 domain-containing protein, translating to MDLRVAPWREAINGIEIESYHDFASAFDSLAERRKEAGAEDEHHSLKLLAALCTMYIKTESLADPFGPMLSGPNGRTMIPDDLSEEELQALEVLLPEIDNHWLKARVADTLWVRQRRRKELALMAMESYVFISDTEIRHSFEAVELKRRALLIARAFDRTAWRRMIDELVARFLEDSTDNVTDKLDLFQLFSGYLEVVEQREEVLDLLIVLGDRALDSKDFILARECWKSIREQYRGQQQHAKENQLTHRIADSFLQEEELQSTQCDKAMVSDYLVRAALAEYTGLPRSYRREHNIEGRIADLRKDLGTIGIEVIRSMGTISSEPMDIAEMVRTTESRIQGQSLDPALFEYARMCYRTNVDATREFAEELVQKHPLRHIMGGMSYSADGRVVAKRDGLNVNDPESYVRAIETETVRHFGLTLGISASGCIVPGLEVLQKEHNISLDFCRRLMSRAALVPHGRTESWAKGMYLGFKGEICEATHILVPQIEHWLRWLLQASGDDTIRRQQDRTDIQLSMETMLSDPMMKEMLNDGLWFELNYYFLSPHGAKLRNNLMHGLIADDEMRTSLFYSFWHMCLRLGVLSLPILEEPSDA from the coding sequence ATGGACTTACGTGTAGCCCCATGGCGCGAGGCTATCAATGGCATAGAGATCGAGTCGTACCACGACTTTGCATCTGCCTTTGACAGTCTTGCGGAACGGCGGAAAGAAGCAGGGGCAGAGGACGAACATCATTCTCTGAAGCTCTTGGCCGCCCTTTGTACCATGTACATCAAAACGGAATCCCTAGCTGACCCATTTGGACCGATGCTGTCAGGTCCGAACGGTAGAACCATGATTCCCGATGACCTCTCTGAGGAAGAACTTCAAGCGTTGGAGGTACTATTACCGGAGATAGATAATCATTGGCTGAAAGCGAGAGTAGCTGACACACTGTGGGTTCGACAACGACGTAGGAAAGAATTGGCATTGATGGCCATGGAGTCGTATGTATTTATATCGGATACAGAAATACGACACAGCTTTGAGGCCGTTGAACTCAAGAGAAGAGCCTTGTTGATTGCTCGGGCCTTTGACCGAACAGCGTGGAGAAGGATGATTGATGAACTGGTGGCCAGATTCCTCGAAGACTCTACCGACAACGTCACGGATAAGCTAGACTTATTCCAGTTGTTCTCTGGTTACTTGGAGGTTGTCGAGCAGAGGGAGGAGGTACTCGACCTACTGATTGTTCTAGGAGATAGGGCCCTCGACAGCAAGGACTTCATTCTTGCACGGGAGTGTTGGAAGTCTATCAGAGAGCAGTACCGTGGACAGCAACAGCACGCGAAAGAGAACCAACTCACCCATAGAATTGCAGACTCCTTTCTTCAAGAAGAAGAGCTACAAAGTACGCAGTGTGACAAGGCAATGGTCAGTGACTACCTTGTTCGTGCCGCTCTTGCGGAATACACTGGACTACCCAGATCATATCGGCGTGAGCACAACATCGAAGGCCGGATCGCTGACCTCAGAAAAGACCTTGGTACAATCGGGATTGAGGTCATAAGATCAATGGGTACAATCAGTTCTGAACCCATGGATATTGCCGAGATGGTTCGTACGACGGAATCTCGAATTCAAGGTCAATCGCTGGACCCAGCATTGTTCGAGTATGCGAGAATGTGCTACAGAACGAATGTCGACGCAACTCGTGAATTCGCCGAGGAACTGGTTCAGAAACATCCTTTGAGACACATCATGGGTGGTATGAGCTATTCAGCGGACGGTAGAGTGGTTGCAAAACGTGATGGTCTGAACGTTAACGACCCGGAATCCTACGTTCGCGCAATCGAAACAGAAACGGTCCGGCATTTTGGTCTTACTCTGGGGATTTCCGCGTCAGGATGTATCGTACCGGGACTGGAGGTCTTGCAGAAGGAACACAACATTTCCCTTGACTTCTGTCGTCGTCTGATGTCGCGGGCTGCGCTGGTGCCGCACGGAAGAACTGAAAGTTGGGCGAAGGGAATGTATCTCGGATTCAAGGGAGAGATATGTGAAGCCACCCATATCCTCGTGCCCCAAATTGAACATTGGCTACGATGGTTGCTACAAGCTTCAGGAGACGATACTATCCGTCGTCAACAGGACAGAACAGACATACAGTTGAGCATGGAGACAATGCTGTCCGACCCTATGATGAAGGAGATGTTGAACGATGGACTGTGGTTCGAGTTGAACTACTATTTCCTTAGCCCTCATGGAGCAAAACTGAGAAACAACCTCATGCACGGACTGATTGCTGATGATGAAATGAGAACCTCATTGTTCTACTCCTTCTGGCATATGTGCCTTCGTCTCGGAGTTCTGAGCCTCCCGATTCTAGAAGAGCCTTCCGATGCGTGA
- a CDS encoding TIGR02391 family protein, translated as MSNNDTHAFTAAELESICKIIADTSEGLSGSEIGHLLQDTHIPDPNPTMTKWKWLYNALVGMQYRDQKGNCVLSFISKGMAPARYVGKKELFEERREKLNQILAFHGLKFREDGQFGRGVAAKTLTEAEERVERLRTKLEARGTHQDAIRYCSVLLNHNNHFHAVLEATKSVAEKIRVRSVATGDGASLIDAVFGGTSPLLRINNLVSETDVGEQKGFMNLLKGMFGTFRNPTAHAPQIVWQMSEEDALDLFAMVSYAHRRIDRAMQ; from the coding sequence ATGAGCAACAACGATACCCATGCCTTTACGGCAGCCGAACTGGAATCCATCTGCAAGATCATTGCCGATACTTCAGAAGGGCTTTCTGGTAGCGAAATCGGGCACCTTCTCCAAGACACACATATTCCAGACCCTAATCCTACGATGACGAAATGGAAGTGGCTCTACAATGCTCTTGTAGGCATGCAATACCGGGATCAGAAAGGAAACTGTGTTCTCAGTTTCATTAGCAAGGGAATGGCACCTGCCCGGTACGTGGGAAAGAAGGAACTGTTCGAGGAACGTCGTGAAAAGCTGAACCAGATTCTTGCTTTCCACGGATTGAAATTTCGCGAAGACGGTCAGTTCGGTAGGGGTGTTGCTGCCAAGACTTTGACCGAGGCTGAAGAAAGGGTTGAGAGACTACGGACCAAGCTTGAAGCCAGAGGTACACACCAAGATGCAATCAGGTATTGTAGTGTTCTCCTGAACCACAACAATCATTTCCACGCTGTTCTGGAGGCAACCAAGAGTGTTGCGGAGAAGATTCGAGTACGAAGTGTAGCGACGGGCGACGGAGCGTCTCTCATTGACGCTGTGTTCGGAGGAACCTCTCCCCTACTTCGGATCAACAATCTTGTCTCCGAGACCGATGTAGGCGAACAGAAAGGATTCATGAATCTCCTCAAAGGTATGTTCGGTACCTTCCGGAATCCGACTGCACACGCTCCACAGATCGTTTGGCAGATGTCAGAGGAAGATGCTCTGGATTTGTTTGCCATGGTTTCCTACGCCCACCGAAGAATTGATCGTGCGATGCAATAG